A genome region from Chitinivibrionia bacterium includes the following:
- a CDS encoding transcriptional repressor — MNAKRNTIQRRLILDAMKELDVHANAEQIYDYIKKKHSSVSKATVYRNLRQMVDMGDLLSIGDFYGSTHYDHNPRSHHHFVCENCRKIFDVEGRFSDLREQISGIDGFDVKGYNLNFKGLCELCR, encoded by the coding sequence ATGAATGCCAAAAGAAATACTATTCAGCGCCGGCTTATTTTGGACGCAATGAAAGAACTCGACGTACACGCAAACGCCGAGCAAATTTATGATTACATTAAAAAAAAGCATTCGTCCGTAAGTAAGGCAACGGTTTACAGAAATCTCCGTCAAATGGTTGATATGGGCGACCTTTTAAGTATCGGCGACTTTTACGGTTCTACGCATTACGACCATAATCCCCGCAGCCATCATCATTTTGTCTGCGAAAATTGTCGAAAAATCTTTGATGTGGAAGGCAGATTTTCCGACTTGCGCGAACAAATTTCGGGGATAGACGGTTTTGACGTTAAGGGCTATAATTTAAATTTCAAAGGATTGTGCGAACTGTGTCGTTGA
- a CDS encoding tetratricopeptide repeat protein codes for MSENLDNTHRMFRVFVRLLLLIAVGLFISCSDIGGGGSGGGGGGGGGGGGGGGGTLEENLTSGNSALRSGRYDEAVQHFENAFRANPDDPRAIIYSTMAQIARISVSPQVVNLFRNSFGFVDYPNQLNALFSTDWMRNYQQNWMDYSIEVNGRWASWYGEWAVGQSWYIGIDRPGYYLQECDGWNCHYVLVSETPRYGTNKMPGLNVPSWLRGNNSWFDETLGANNVHTFNTWTLLLFANLVENNRHGFNNVLDELIDAVFGQNFQNAQNRIVRLENRKTERITLSRDFIQALHLDEFTPITEYDLVGWAEINAIVSTMLGIKASLQWVAAYDWNTNLSVFRHSWQSNENYWHGRLQAMNHNDLPFVNNFLEARPGKMAAARETFVRSIRGLQASYTAILGNNLYPTAITDAYRTINEGLDILISRIQNGGRFYVPEDPTTGRWPTSSTSRSDVLFGVDMGLFFQEGYFRLHNLFYTENNRIPMFFCRDSGVQLTRQNYESVLNNAGRDIGLKFRSRTIRDIMVYLPDFDIEDEILPMFPPSLARVLFEKYHNIR; via the coding sequence ATGTCTGAAAATCTTGATAACACACACAGGATGTTTCGTGTTTTTGTTCGACTGCTTTTATTGATAGCTGTCGGTTTGTTTATTTCCTGCTCAGACATTGGCGGCGGCGGCAGTGGCGGTGGCGGCGGAGGAGGCGGCGGTGGAGGAGGCGGAGGCGGTGGAACCTTAGAAGAAAATCTTACATCGGGCAACAGCGCTCTGCGAAGCGGGCGGTATGACGAAGCCGTGCAACATTTCGAAAACGCGTTTCGCGCAAATCCCGACGACCCGAGAGCGATTATTTATTCGACTATGGCGCAAATTGCAAGAATAAGCGTTTCTCCGCAAGTCGTGAATTTATTCAGAAATAGCTTTGGTTTTGTCGATTATCCTAATCAGCTCAACGCGTTGTTCAGCACCGATTGGATGAGAAATTATCAACAAAATTGGATGGATTACAGCATCGAAGTCAACGGAAGATGGGCTTCTTGGTACGGCGAATGGGCAGTTGGTCAATCGTGGTATATCGGAATTGATAGACCGGGATATTATTTACAGGAATGCGACGGATGGAACTGTCATTATGTCCTTGTTTCCGAAACGCCGAGATACGGAACGAACAAAATGCCGGGACTGAATGTTCCGAGTTGGTTGCGGGGAAACAATTCTTGGTTTGATGAAACGCTTGGTGCAAACAATGTGCATACTTTCAATACTTGGACTTTGCTTTTATTTGCAAATCTTGTCGAGAATAACAGGCACGGCTTCAATAACGTTTTAGACGAACTTATAGATGCGGTTTTCGGTCAGAATTTCCAAAACGCTCAAAACAGAATTGTGAGATTGGAAAACAGAAAAACCGAAAGAATAACTCTCAGCAGGGACTTTATTCAGGCGTTGCATTTAGATGAGTTTACCCCGATTACCGAGTACGATTTAGTCGGCTGGGCGGAAATAAACGCAATTGTTTCTACGATGCTTGGCATAAAAGCAAGTTTGCAGTGGGTAGCGGCTTATGATTGGAACACCAACCTCAGCGTATTCAGGCACTCTTGGCAGAGCAATGAAAATTATTGGCACGGACGACTTCAGGCAATGAACCACAACGATTTGCCGTTTGTTAATAACTTTTTAGAAGCAAGACCGGGCAAAATGGCAGCCGCAAGAGAAACTTTTGTGCGGTCAATCAGAGGGCTTCAAGCGTCATACACGGCGATTTTGGGAAACAATTTATATCCGACGGCAATTACAGACGCTTATCGGACAATAAACGAAGGTTTGGATATTTTGATTTCGAGAATTCAAAACGGCGGAAGATTTTATGTTCCCGAAGACCCGACAACAGGCAGGTGGCCAACTTCTTCAACTTCGAGGTCGGATGTTCTTTTCGGCGTGGATATGGGGCTGTTTTTCCAAGAAGGATATTTCCGTCTGCATAACCTGTTTTATACCGAAAACAACAGAATACCTATGTTTTTCTGTCGGGATAGCGGCGTGCAACTTACACGTCAGAACTATGAGAGTGTACTAAACAACGCAGGCAGAGACATAGGTCTTAAATTCAGAAGTCGAACGATACGCGACATTATGGTTTATCTCCCCGATTTTGATATAGAAGACGAGATACTCCCGATGTTTCCGCCGTCGCTTGCAAGGGTGCTTTTTGAGAAGTATCACAACATAAGATAA
- a CDS encoding FAD-dependent oxidoreductase codes for MNSVYDLIIIGAGPAGLSAAIYAGRAKLKTLVIERSDIGGQIKITSDVVNYPGIPFTSGKDLTEKMKEQAVGFGVKFITDEVVEVDFSKDIKELKTKFNEVYQSVGVVIATGARPRKLGFEGEAEFAGRGIAYCATCDGELFAGKDIFVVGAGFAAAEEAIFLTRFARKVIVIAREPEFTCAKSIADQVMAHEKIEVKFNTELLYVRGDKVVKEAKFINNQSKETWVHHVKEGDNTFGVFIFVGYEPLGAVFKERVEMDNFGYILADENMQTNVNGVYVAGDIRPKRLRQLVTATSDGAIASTSVEKYIEHKKNELGIVSEKEEDDARQGDSNFFSQEAITQIKYVMERCQSRVKINAVLLENNKLSDSIKRFLDDFSQITDKTEIKIFKKGENQSLENEISTELYPVIALFDEAGKYSGVNFHGTPAGHELESFILAIYNVAGPGQKISEELSQKVKNLGRINLKIGASLSCTMCPDVVQGCQRIAALNDKITAEMVDLYYYPELRDKFDIMSIPALIIDDSDVVFGKKSLEELLEILQKK; via the coding sequence ATGAATTCTGTTTATGACTTGATAATAATCGGCGCGGGACCTGCGGGTCTCAGCGCTGCTATTTATGCGGGGCGCGCCAAACTTAAAACGCTTGTTATAGAGCGTTCGGACATTGGCGGGCAAATTAAAATTACCTCGGACGTGGTTAATTATCCGGGAATTCCGTTTACGAGCGGTAAAGATTTAACCGAAAAAATGAAAGAGCAGGCAGTTGGTTTCGGCGTAAAATTTATTACGGACGAAGTAGTTGAAGTCGATTTTTCAAAAGACATTAAAGAGTTAAAAACAAAATTTAACGAAGTTTATCAGTCTGTCGGAGTGGTTATCGCAACGGGAGCAAGACCGCGCAAACTCGGATTTGAGGGCGAAGCGGAATTTGCAGGGCGCGGGATTGCATATTGCGCAACTTGCGACGGCGAACTTTTTGCAGGCAAAGACATTTTTGTTGTCGGCGCGGGATTTGCGGCGGCGGAAGAGGCGATTTTCCTTACGCGATTTGCTCGAAAAGTTATTGTAATCGCGCGCGAACCCGAATTTACTTGTGCAAAAAGCATAGCCGACCAAGTTATGGCGCACGAAAAAATCGAGGTTAAGTTTAACACGGAATTGCTTTATGTTCGCGGCGATAAAGTCGTCAAAGAAGCAAAATTTATCAATAATCAAAGCAAAGAAACGTGGGTTCATCACGTAAAAGAAGGCGACAACACTTTCGGCGTTTTTATTTTTGTAGGATACGAACCGCTCGGCGCAGTATTTAAGGAACGCGTGGAAATGGATAATTTCGGCTATATTTTAGCGGACGAAAATATGCAGACTAACGTTAACGGCGTTTATGTTGCGGGCGATATCCGACCAAAAAGATTGCGCCAACTTGTTACCGCGACTTCGGACGGCGCAATTGCTTCCACAAGCGTTGAAAAATACATTGAGCACAAAAAAAACGAGCTGGGAATTGTAAGCGAAAAAGAAGAGGACGACGCGCGGCAAGGCGACTCAAACTTCTTCTCACAAGAGGCAATTACGCAAATAAAGTATGTAATGGAACGTTGTCAAAGCCGCGTAAAAATAAACGCCGTATTGCTCGAAAACAACAAACTGTCGGACAGCATAAAGAGATTTTTGGACGATTTTTCTCAGATTACCGACAAAACGGAGATAAAAATTTTCAAGAAAGGCGAAAATCAAAGTTTAGAAAACGAAATTTCGACCGAACTTTATCCTGTAATTGCGTTGTTTGACGAGGCGGGGAAATATTCGGGCGTAAATTTTCACGGAACGCCCGCGGGACACGAACTCGAGTCGTTTATTCTTGCTATATATAATGTAGCGGGACCGGGGCAAAAAATAAGCGAAGAGCTCTCCCAAAAAGTAAAAAACCTCGGGCGTATCAATCTGAAAATCGGAGCGTCTTTATCTTGCACGATGTGTCCCGACGTTGTTCAGGGGTGCCAGAGAATTGCCGCGTTAAACGATAAAATCACGGCGGAAATGGTGGATTTATATTATTATCCCGAACTGAGAGACAAGTTTGACATAATGAGTATTCCCGCCCTAATTATCGACGATAGCGACGTCGTTTTCGGCAAAAAAAGTCTTGAAGAATTGCTGGAGATTTTGCAGAAAAAATAA
- a CDS encoding ferrous iron transport protein A gives MSNKKTINLYAAQKKRMFKIISTPEIGLLENMGLRAGVKITLQNRYAFGGPVLLRVADAYSIALGKDIASQITVCETNDEEDKAA, from the coding sequence GTGTCTAATAAAAAAACAATAAATCTTTACGCCGCGCAGAAAAAGCGGATGTTTAAGATTATTTCGACCCCCGAAATCGGACTGCTCGAGAATATGGGTTTGCGCGCGGGAGTAAAAATCACTCTGCAAAACCGATACGCATTCGGAGGTCCCGTGCTTTTGCGAGTTGCGGACGCTTATTCCATAGCCCTCGGTAAAGATATAGCAAGCCAAATAACGGTTTGCGAAACTAACGACGAGGAGGACAAGGCGGCGTGA
- the coaD gene encoding pantetheine-phosphate adenylyltransferase yields MGIGLYPGTFDPITLGHADIVARAQRIFTKIYVVIADNPNKKCMFSADERVEFAKDCLKDYENVEVIKHYGLVIDAVAQTGASTIIRGLRTLSDFDYEFQMTFTNRQLNDKIDTIFLMTSARYTNLSSSLVKDLSKYGGNVEKYVSPMVAAALKSKCSQ; encoded by the coding sequence ATGGGTATCGGTTTATATCCGGGGACGTTTGACCCTATAACGCTTGGACACGCGGATATTGTTGCTCGAGCGCAGAGGATTTTTACGAAAATTTATGTGGTAATTGCAGATAATCCTAACAAAAAATGTATGTTTTCGGCGGACGAGCGGGTTGAGTTTGCAAAGGATTGCCTTAAAGATTACGAAAATGTCGAGGTGATAAAGCACTACGGACTTGTTATAGACGCGGTTGCGCAAACGGGCGCTTCGACGATTATAAGAGGGCTTCGCACGCTTTCGGATTTTGATTACGAGTTCCAGATGACATTTACGAACAGGCAGCTTAACGACAAAATCGACACTATTTTCCTTATGACCTCGGCGCGCTACACAAATTTGAGTTCGTCGCTTGTGAAAGACTTGTCGAAATACGGCGGAAACGTCGAAAAATATGTTTCACCGATGGTGGCGGCGGCATTAAAAAGCAAGTGTTCGCAATAA
- a CDS encoding 6-carboxytetrahydropterin synthase: MENNKYRSIVNLDFQYAHRFMNWPREAKHLHGHSGLLSIELEDEVDPITGFAHPCKEGVKKAWEVCDHFHHATLFQEGDPLLDAVLAVYEKEGIINDPKNCVPLKKIEHELAWSYPEYRIVVTKKVSTCENLCELFYELLKDKMPIKKITFRSSLMNAASKEF, encoded by the coding sequence ATGGAAAACAATAAGTATAGATCTATAGTAAATCTTGACTTTCAGTATGCTCACAGATTTATGAATTGGCCAAGAGAAGCAAAACATCTTCACGGACATTCGGGGCTTTTGAGCATAGAACTCGAAGACGAAGTTGACCCTATAACAGGTTTTGCGCATCCGTGTAAAGAGGGAGTAAAAAAAGCGTGGGAAGTTTGCGACCATTTTCACCACGCAACATTGTTTCAGGAAGGCGACCCGCTGCTTGACGCGGTTCTTGCGGTGTACGAAAAAGAAGGTATTATTAACGACCCGAAAAATTGTGTTCCGCTCAAAAAGATTGAGCACGAGCTTGCTTGGTCATATCCGGAATACAGAATAGTAGTTACCAAAAAAGTTTCTACTTGCGAAAACCTTTGCGAACTTTTTTATGAGCTTCTTAAAGATAAGATGCCCATCAAAAAAATAACTTTCAGGTCGTCTTTAATGAATGCTGCGAGCAAGGAGTTCTAA
- the ahpC gene encoding alkyl hydroperoxide reductase subunit C: MSLIGKKIENFKVQAYLNGDFKEITDADLKGKWSAFVFYPADFTFVCPTELGDLADNYEKFKAADCEVYSVSTDTHFTHKAWHDASETIKKIKYPMLADPTHKLAELFEVLIPEEGLALRGSFVLNPEGEIVAYEVNALGIGRNAEELLRKVQAAQFVAKHGDQVCPANWKPGEETLKPGIDLIGKL, translated from the coding sequence ATGTCATTGATTGGCAAAAAAATTGAGAATTTTAAGGTGCAAGCGTATTTGAACGGTGATTTTAAGGAAATTACGGACGCGGACTTAAAGGGGAAGTGGTCTGCTTTTGTGTTTTATCCTGCAGACTTTACTTTCGTTTGCCCGACGGAATTGGGTGATTTGGCGGATAATTATGAGAAGTTTAAGGCGGCGGATTGCGAGGTTTACAGCGTTTCTACAGACACGCATTTTACTCACAAGGCGTGGCACGACGCTTCCGAAACCATTAAAAAGATTAAGTATCCTATGCTTGCAGACCCGACTCACAAGTTGGCGGAACTTTTTGAGGTGCTTATCCCAGAAGAAGGTTTGGCGCTTCGCGGTTCGTTTGTGCTGAACCCTGAAGGCGAAATTGTTGCGTATGAAGTAAATGCGCTCGGTATAGGAAGAAACGCCGAAGAACTTTTGAGAAAAGTGCAAGCGGCGCAGTTTGTTGCAAAACACGGCGACCAAGTCTGCCCCGCAAATTGGAAACCCGGCGAAGAAACGCTTAAACCCGGTATTGATTTAATCGGAAAACTTTAA
- the dapF gene encoding diaminopimelate epimerase, producing MNFAKYHGLGNEYIVIDKKFADFLSKDNIIRICDVHFGVGSDGILLADLDKTDGKFAVKIFNPDGGEAEKSGNGLRIFSRYLFDCGLVKLGEEFKISTLGGLVKSTVIDENLVKVEMGKVSFFAINEKISVLDEEFSFCEANVGNPHCVIVLDKISCEIAKKYGSVIETDKRFVNRTNVQFVKIIDRRNIEIQIWERGAGYTLASGSSSTAAAAVAKKLGHCDSEITVSMAGGKLQLCFDEDFNATMSGAVQKICTGEITAECFADF from the coding sequence ATAAACTTTGCCAAATATCACGGATTGGGGAACGAGTATATCGTTATTGACAAAAAATTCGCTGATTTTTTGAGCAAAGATAATATTATTCGCATTTGCGATGTGCATTTTGGGGTCGGCAGTGATGGAATATTGCTTGCCGACCTCGACAAAACCGACGGCAAATTCGCCGTAAAGATATTTAATCCGGATGGAGGCGAAGCGGAAAAGAGCGGAAACGGTCTGCGGATTTTCTCGCGTTATCTCTTTGATTGCGGTTTGGTGAAATTAGGTGAAGAATTTAAAATAAGCACTTTGGGCGGTCTTGTGAAATCCACTGTTATCGATGAGAATTTGGTAAAAGTAGAGATGGGCAAGGTAAGTTTTTTCGCGATAAATGAAAAAATCTCGGTTTTAGACGAAGAGTTTTCATTTTGCGAAGCGAACGTCGGAAATCCGCACTGTGTTATTGTTTTAGACAAAATATCTTGCGAAATCGCAAAAAAATACGGAAGCGTTATAGAAACTGACAAGCGCTTTGTAAATCGCACAAATGTTCAATTTGTAAAAATCATCGACAGAAGAAACATAGAAATACAAATTTGGGAACGAGGAGCGGGCTATACGCTTGCTTCGGGAAGCTCATCGACAGCGGCGGCGGCAGTTGCTAAAAAATTAGGGCATTGCGACAGTGAAATTACCGTATCTATGGCGGGTGGAAAACTGCAACTTTGCTTTGACGAAGACTTTAACGCTACAATGAGCGGCGCAGTGCAAAAAATTTGTACGGGCGAAATAACAGCCGAATGTTTTGCCGACTTTTAA
- a CDS encoding PDDEXK nuclease domain-containing protein — MDLINFEKNLFDEISLMIEHSRRTVSLQVNASVILTFWQIGKRVNEIILQDKRAEYGKQIVAALSTQLKEKYGKNFEARNLRRMIQFAELFEDIAIVSTLSTQLSWSHFVELLPLKTNEARLYYAKDCAERQLGIRELRDMISRKAFERKEIANNQFGNSDNKIPLDTFKDPYLFDYMGLSDEYLEADLEAAVLRELEKFILEFGKGFTFVARQKRMIIDNKDFHLDLLFYNRNLRRLVAVELKQGNFEAEFKGQMELYLKWLNRYERKVGEEEPIGLILCAEGSREQIELLEMDKAGIMVSQYWTNLPPKVEFEQKIHKILAETRERMKRRQILLENN; from the coding sequence ATGGACTTGATTAACTTCGAGAAAAATCTGTTTGATGAAATTTCGCTAATGATTGAGCATAGTCGCCGTACCGTATCCTTGCAGGTAAATGCGTCTGTTATTCTAACTTTTTGGCAAATCGGAAAACGTGTAAATGAAATCATACTTCAAGACAAACGCGCCGAATACGGAAAGCAAATCGTAGCAGCGTTATCTACGCAACTGAAAGAGAAATATGGGAAAAATTTTGAAGCAAGAAATTTGCGGAGAATGATTCAGTTTGCCGAATTATTTGAAGATATTGCAATTGTGTCGACGCTGTCTACACAATTGAGTTGGTCGCATTTTGTAGAACTTTTGCCCCTAAAAACAAACGAAGCGCGGCTCTATTATGCCAAAGATTGCGCAGAACGACAACTTGGAATACGTGAACTTCGAGATATGATTTCACGTAAAGCGTTTGAAAGAAAAGAAATTGCCAATAACCAATTCGGCAATTCTGACAACAAAATACCACTTGATACATTCAAAGACCCTTATCTTTTTGATTATATGGGGCTAAGTGATGAATATCTTGAAGCGGATTTGGAAGCGGCAGTGTTGCGAGAACTTGAAAAATTTATACTTGAGTTTGGAAAGGGGTTTACGTTTGTCGCTCGCCAGAAAAGAATGATAATAGACAACAAGGACTTTCATTTAGACCTTCTTTTTTATAATCGAAACCTTAGGCGTTTAGTGGCGGTTGAACTTAAACAAGGAAATTTTGAAGCCGAATTTAAGGGGCAAATGGAGTTGTATCTGAAATGGCTTAATCGTTATGAGCGAAAAGTTGGAGAAGAAGAACCAATCGGACTGATACTTTGCGCAGAAGGCAGTCGCGAACAAATAGAACTTCTTGAGATGGATAAGGCAGGTATAATGGTATCGCAATATTGGACAAATTTACCGCCAAAAGTCGAATTTGAACAAAAAATACATAAAATATTAGCCGAAACTCGTGAAAGAATGAAACGGCGGCAAATACTTTTGGAAAACAACTAA
- the tig gene encoding trigger factor, producing the protein MSTKVESVNEWKKRILVEIPKEEVQAEFDKILKDVAKKVDIQGFRKGKVPEKVVISRYGEGMIMEATEKLISRSFHKACMDNQLNPAGDPVFEDTKINPKEIDAISFAAVIEIDPEIKIDGYKDLKVKINEVKVENNEIDAIIDTIKNQRAELNETNEPIKKGDVVGVEYENIVIDGAKAETFPATKMFEVGNATLPELNTELTGKKTGDKKDISFTFPKDYPLNDYAGKKASATVEIVQVRAKTLIPLDEEFFKQIGTTATNEEELKVIVKDNVLNKKKNEARDEACEKAVDELLKKNDFYVPEGRIKYYIENLHKNEAHYFNAKNPQPSLEEYLEKRKDEATKAIRRFRILDYIVKTENIKVSAEDVDAYIENIAKMYNYPFEQFKESLRKNGETVQIREELKIAKALNCLIGEVKWEDASK; encoded by the coding sequence ATGAGCACAAAAGTAGAATCGGTGAATGAATGGAAAAAACGGATTTTAGTGGAAATCCCAAAAGAAGAAGTGCAGGCGGAATTCGATAAAATTTTGAAAGACGTTGCAAAAAAAGTCGATATTCAGGGCTTCCGAAAAGGCAAAGTTCCCGAAAAAGTTGTGATTTCAAGATACGGCGAAGGTATGATTATGGAAGCGACCGAAAAACTTATTTCGCGCTCTTTCCATAAAGCGTGTATGGACAATCAATTAAATCCCGCGGGCGACCCTGTTTTTGAAGATACGAAAATCAATCCCAAGGAAATTGACGCGATTTCTTTTGCGGCGGTTATAGAAATTGACCCCGAAATAAAAATTGACGGCTATAAAGACCTTAAAGTTAAAATAAACGAAGTGAAAGTCGAAAACAACGAAATTGACGCGATTATTGACACTATAAAAAATCAGCGCGCAGAGTTAAACGAAACAAACGAACCGATTAAAAAAGGCGACGTGGTCGGAGTAGAATACGAAAACATCGTGATTGACGGCGCAAAAGCCGAAACTTTTCCCGCTACAAAAATGTTTGAGGTCGGAAACGCAACTCTTCCCGAATTAAACACCGAACTTACAGGCAAGAAAACGGGAGACAAAAAAGATATTTCCTTTACTTTCCCTAAAGACTATCCGCTGAACGATTATGCCGGAAAAAAAGCGTCCGCAACTGTAGAAATAGTACAAGTAAGAGCGAAAACGCTTATTCCGCTTGACGAAGAGTTTTTCAAACAAATCGGAACAACGGCGACAAACGAAGAAGAGTTAAAGGTTATTGTAAAAGATAACGTTCTAAACAAAAAGAAAAACGAAGCAAGAGACGAAGCCTGCGAAAAAGCAGTTGACGAACTTCTCAAAAAGAACGACTTTTACGTTCCCGAAGGACGCATAAAATACTACATTGAAAATCTTCACAAAAACGAAGCGCATTATTTCAACGCAAAAAATCCTCAGCCGAGCCTTGAAGAGTACCTCGAAAAAAGAAAAGACGAGGCGACAAAGGCAATTCGCCGATTCCGTATTCTCGACTATATTGTTAAGACGGAAAATATAAAGGTGAGCGCGGAAGATGTTGACGCGTATATCGAAAATATTGCAAAAATGTATAACTATCCGTTTGAACAATTTAAAGAATCGCTCAGAAAAAACGGCGAAACCGTACAAATTCGCGAAGAATTGAAAATTGCAAAAGCGCTCAACTGCCTTATCGGCGAAGTAAAATGGGAAGATGCGAGTAAATGA
- a CDS encoding acyloxyacyl hydrolase, producing MFGKKSFICIVFLFFGAVFAEFPFENPAFEEKKQQLALVLGQGIRDHKDLRFERLYSVGITYSQPYHFFRLPVRRNAEFIMHRGAGEFSRYNNWIAGLSQDFFTPQLWRMYLSLGIGAYIKSEKTDRISSLFTFGQKVALGFQVIDELRLEFFIRHFSNGTLTETSSGYDFIGLSAVWNFGTL from the coding sequence ATGTTTGGAAAAAAAAGTTTTATTTGTATCGTTTTCTTGTTTTTTGGCGCGGTTTTTGCCGAATTTCCGTTTGAAAATCCTGCTTTTGAAGAAAAAAAGCAACAGTTGGCTTTAGTTTTAGGGCAAGGCATACGCGACCACAAAGATTTAAGATTTGAAAGATTATACAGCGTAGGAATTACTTACAGTCAGCCGTATCATTTTTTTAGATTGCCCGTAAGGCGAAACGCGGAATTTATAATGCACAGAGGCGCGGGAGAATTTTCTCGCTACAATAATTGGATAGCCGGTTTGTCGCAAGATTTCTTTACGCCTCAACTTTGGCGGATGTATCTCAGTTTAGGCATCGGAGCATACATAAAATCCGAAAAAACCGACAGAATAAGTTCGCTGTTTACTTTCGGCCAAAAGGTCGCTTTGGGCTTTCAGGTTATAGACGAGTTAAGATTGGAATTTTTTATAAGACATTTTTCCAACGGCACTTTAACGGAAACAAGTAGCGGCTACGACTTTATAGGTTTAAGCGCCGTTTGGAATTTCGGCACTCTTTAA